From Anopheles coluzzii chromosome 3, AcolN3, whole genome shotgun sequence, the proteins below share one genomic window:
- the LOC120959921 gene encoding activating transcription factor of chaperone isoform X4 — MMNVYDLCYDDKVKISSSESELLAASYGALPTVVEDEFYPFTLQPEAKGSNGAGPELMMEFDCPGAGSLELMSQLTPPQTPPQTTAFGGVVGTVLPMQTQLQLPQQQLAQQFQPLYAPLSNSELLLPQQQQQQVPFVQGTNVLSTGYYIVDEYATMTQIGAGGMQQPQQQQHQTVTMEPLQQVPADIGSAPFHFSETYTPQQLSEMANIVRSLQMDDDSFQGGDDDDDSCAAFSEAGSLENGADSLSSASSASSLVAHSPVYSDSAESSGYYGSRHDEAAAADDDDDDWSPSKTKKLCVRNGGAVTKKRTGGGSTTTRTYGGRAPEEKKSRKKEQNKNAATRYRQKKKAEIEEILIEESKLRERNDELKRKSQDLGREISCIKKLMREFCRSKGLI; from the exons ATGATGAATGTCTACG ATCTATGTTACGATGACAAGGTGAAGATATCGTCCAGCGAGTCCGAGCTGCTTGCCGCCAGCTATGGCGCGTTGCCGACCGTTGTGGAGGATGAATTCTACCCGTTCACGCTGCAGCCGGAGGCGAAGGGCAGCAATGGGGCCGGACCGGAGCTGATGATGGAGTTTGACTGTCCCGGAGCCGGCAGCTTGGAGCTGATGAGCCAGCTGACACCGCCGCAAACGCCGCCCCAAACGACGGCCTTCGGTGGTGTTGTCGGTACCGTCCTGCCCATGCAGACCCAGCTACAGTTGCCGCAACAGCAGCTAGCGCAGCAGTTCCAACCCCTGTATGCTCCACTGTCGAATTCGGAACTGTTgttgccgcagcagcagcagcagcaggttccGTTCGTCCAGGGCACTAACGTGCTCTCGACCGGCTACTACATCGTGGACGAGTATGCCACAATGACGCAGATCGGTGCTGGTGGCatgcagcagccgcagcagcagcagcatcaaaccGTCACGATGGAACCGTTGCAGCAAGTACCGGCCGACATCGGGTCCGCTCCGTTCCACTTTAGCGAAACCTACACGCCCCAGCAGCTGAGCGAGATGGCCAACATCGTGCGCAGTCTGCAGATGGACGATGATTCGTTCCAGGGgggcgatgacgatgacgattcGTGTGCCGCATTTTCCGAGGCCGGATCGCTCGAGAATGGTGCCGATTCGCTGTCGTCAGCTTCGTCGGCTTCCTCGCTGGTCGCCCACTCGCCCGTGTACAGCGATTCGGCCGAATCGTCCGGATATTACGGTAGCCGGCACGATGAggctgccgccgccgacgacgacgacgatgactgGAGCCCGTCGAAGACGAAGAAGCTGTGCGTCCGGAACGGCGGTGCCGTCACGAAAAAGCGTACtggcggcggcagcaccaccacccgcaCGTACGGTGGCCGCGCGCCGGAGGAGAAAAAGTCCCGCAAGAAGGAGCAAAACAAGAACGCGGCCACGCGCTACcggcagaagaagaaggccGAAATCGAGGAGATTCTTATTGAGGAGAGCAAGCTGCGCGAAAGGAATGACGAGCTGAAGCGCAAGTCGCAGGATCTGGGGCGCGAGATCAGCTGCATCAAGAAGCTGATGCGCGAGTTTTGCCGTAGCAAGGGTTTGATCTAA
- the LOC120959921 gene encoding uncharacterized protein LOC120959921 isoform X1 — protein sequence MQSASIMDMLTTPTAFPLKIDWEGKMEPASPSDFSFAKEESIFDDTYDYCKEDLFNNALIDLETDFKPEPSVLVDGSFLEVPLETLPEDLCYDDKVKISSSESELLAASYGALPTVVEDEFYPFTLQPEAKGSNGAGPELMMEFDCPGAGSLELMSQLTPPQTPPQTTAFGGVVGTVLPMQTQLQLPQQQLAQQFQPLYAPLSNSELLLPQQQQQQVPFVQGTNVLSTGYYIVDEYATMTQIGAGGMQQPQQQQHQTVTMEPLQQVPADIGSAPFHFSETYTPQQLSEMANIVRSLQMDDDSFQGGDDDDDSCAAFSEAGSLENGADSLSSASSASSLVAHSPVYSDSAESSGYYGSRHDEAAAADDDDDDWSPSKTKKLCVRNGGAVTKKRTGGGSTTTRTYGGRAPEEKKSRKKEQNKNAATRYRQKKKAEIEEILIEESKLRERNDELKRKSQDLGREISCIKKLMREFCRSKGLI from the exons ATGCAGTCCGCCTCCATAATGGATATGCTGACGACGCCGACCGCCTTTCCCTTGAAGATCGATTGGGAGGGCAAGATGGAGCCGGCGTCTCCATCCGACTTCTCCTTTGCTAAGGAGGAGTCCATTTTCGACGACACCTACGATTACTGCaaag aAGACCTGTTCAATAATGCTCTCATCGATTTAGAAACTGATTTTAAGCCGGAACCATCGGTACTAGTGGATGGTAGTTTTCTGGAGGTTCCTCTTGAAACGCTGCCTGAAG ATCTATGTTACGATGACAAGGTGAAGATATCGTCCAGCGAGTCCGAGCTGCTTGCCGCCAGCTATGGCGCGTTGCCGACCGTTGTGGAGGATGAATTCTACCCGTTCACGCTGCAGCCGGAGGCGAAGGGCAGCAATGGGGCCGGACCGGAGCTGATGATGGAGTTTGACTGTCCCGGAGCCGGCAGCTTGGAGCTGATGAGCCAGCTGACACCGCCGCAAACGCCGCCCCAAACGACGGCCTTCGGTGGTGTTGTCGGTACCGTCCTGCCCATGCAGACCCAGCTACAGTTGCCGCAACAGCAGCTAGCGCAGCAGTTCCAACCCCTGTATGCTCCACTGTCGAATTCGGAACTGTTgttgccgcagcagcagcagcagcaggttccGTTCGTCCAGGGCACTAACGTGCTCTCGACCGGCTACTACATCGTGGACGAGTATGCCACAATGACGCAGATCGGTGCTGGTGGCatgcagcagccgcagcagcagcagcatcaaaccGTCACGATGGAACCGTTGCAGCAAGTACCGGCCGACATCGGGTCCGCTCCGTTCCACTTTAGCGAAACCTACACGCCCCAGCAGCTGAGCGAGATGGCCAACATCGTGCGCAGTCTGCAGATGGACGATGATTCGTTCCAGGGgggcgatgacgatgacgattcGTGTGCCGCATTTTCCGAGGCCGGATCGCTCGAGAATGGTGCCGATTCGCTGTCGTCAGCTTCGTCGGCTTCCTCGCTGGTCGCCCACTCGCCCGTGTACAGCGATTCGGCCGAATCGTCCGGATATTACGGTAGCCGGCACGATGAggctgccgccgccgacgacgacgacgatgactgGAGCCCGTCGAAGACGAAGAAGCTGTGCGTCCGGAACGGCGGTGCCGTCACGAAAAAGCGTACtggcggcggcagcaccaccacccgcaCGTACGGTGGCCGCGCGCCGGAGGAGAAAAAGTCCCGCAAGAAGGAGCAAAACAAGAACGCGGCCACGCGCTACcggcagaagaagaaggccGAAATCGAGGAGATTCTTATTGAGGAGAGCAAGCTGCGCGAAAGGAATGACGAGCTGAAGCGCAAGTCGCAGGATCTGGGGCGCGAGATCAGCTGCATCAAGAAGCTGATGCGCGAGTTTTGCCGTAGCAAGGGTTTGATCTAA
- the LOC120959921 gene encoding uncharacterized protein LOC120959921 isoform X2 has translation MQSASIMDMLTTPTAFPLKIDWEGKMEPASPSDFSFAKEESIFDDTYDYCKDLFNNALIDLETDFKPEPSVLVDGSFLEVPLETLPEDLCYDDKVKISSSESELLAASYGALPTVVEDEFYPFTLQPEAKGSNGAGPELMMEFDCPGAGSLELMSQLTPPQTPPQTTAFGGVVGTVLPMQTQLQLPQQQLAQQFQPLYAPLSNSELLLPQQQQQQVPFVQGTNVLSTGYYIVDEYATMTQIGAGGMQQPQQQQHQTVTMEPLQQVPADIGSAPFHFSETYTPQQLSEMANIVRSLQMDDDSFQGGDDDDDSCAAFSEAGSLENGADSLSSASSASSLVAHSPVYSDSAESSGYYGSRHDEAAAADDDDDDWSPSKTKKLCVRNGGAVTKKRTGGGSTTTRTYGGRAPEEKKSRKKEQNKNAATRYRQKKKAEIEEILIEESKLRERNDELKRKSQDLGREISCIKKLMREFCRSKGLI, from the exons ATGCAGTCCGCCTCCATAATGGATATGCTGACGACGCCGACCGCCTTTCCCTTGAAGATCGATTGGGAGGGCAAGATGGAGCCGGCGTCTCCATCCGACTTCTCCTTTGCTAAGGAGGAGTCCATTTTCGACGACACCTACGATTACTGCaaag ACCTGTTCAATAATGCTCTCATCGATTTAGAAACTGATTTTAAGCCGGAACCATCGGTACTAGTGGATGGTAGTTTTCTGGAGGTTCCTCTTGAAACGCTGCCTGAAG ATCTATGTTACGATGACAAGGTGAAGATATCGTCCAGCGAGTCCGAGCTGCTTGCCGCCAGCTATGGCGCGTTGCCGACCGTTGTGGAGGATGAATTCTACCCGTTCACGCTGCAGCCGGAGGCGAAGGGCAGCAATGGGGCCGGACCGGAGCTGATGATGGAGTTTGACTGTCCCGGAGCCGGCAGCTTGGAGCTGATGAGCCAGCTGACACCGCCGCAAACGCCGCCCCAAACGACGGCCTTCGGTGGTGTTGTCGGTACCGTCCTGCCCATGCAGACCCAGCTACAGTTGCCGCAACAGCAGCTAGCGCAGCAGTTCCAACCCCTGTATGCTCCACTGTCGAATTCGGAACTGTTgttgccgcagcagcagcagcagcaggttccGTTCGTCCAGGGCACTAACGTGCTCTCGACCGGCTACTACATCGTGGACGAGTATGCCACAATGACGCAGATCGGTGCTGGTGGCatgcagcagccgcagcagcagcagcatcaaaccGTCACGATGGAACCGTTGCAGCAAGTACCGGCCGACATCGGGTCCGCTCCGTTCCACTTTAGCGAAACCTACACGCCCCAGCAGCTGAGCGAGATGGCCAACATCGTGCGCAGTCTGCAGATGGACGATGATTCGTTCCAGGGgggcgatgacgatgacgattcGTGTGCCGCATTTTCCGAGGCCGGATCGCTCGAGAATGGTGCCGATTCGCTGTCGTCAGCTTCGTCGGCTTCCTCGCTGGTCGCCCACTCGCCCGTGTACAGCGATTCGGCCGAATCGTCCGGATATTACGGTAGCCGGCACGATGAggctgccgccgccgacgacgacgacgatgactgGAGCCCGTCGAAGACGAAGAAGCTGTGCGTCCGGAACGGCGGTGCCGTCACGAAAAAGCGTACtggcggcggcagcaccaccacccgcaCGTACGGTGGCCGCGCGCCGGAGGAGAAAAAGTCCCGCAAGAAGGAGCAAAACAAGAACGCGGCCACGCGCTACcggcagaagaagaaggccGAAATCGAGGAGATTCTTATTGAGGAGAGCAAGCTGCGCGAAAGGAATGACGAGCTGAAGCGCAAGTCGCAGGATCTGGGGCGCGAGATCAGCTGCATCAAGAAGCTGATGCGCGAGTTTTGCCGTAGCAAGGGTTTGATCTAA
- the LOC120959921 gene encoding activating transcription factor of chaperone isoform X3: MFNYHFPRADLCYDDKVKISSSESELLAASYGALPTVVEDEFYPFTLQPEAKGSNGAGPELMMEFDCPGAGSLELMSQLTPPQTPPQTTAFGGVVGTVLPMQTQLQLPQQQLAQQFQPLYAPLSNSELLLPQQQQQQVPFVQGTNVLSTGYYIVDEYATMTQIGAGGMQQPQQQQHQTVTMEPLQQVPADIGSAPFHFSETYTPQQLSEMANIVRSLQMDDDSFQGGDDDDDSCAAFSEAGSLENGADSLSSASSASSLVAHSPVYSDSAESSGYYGSRHDEAAAADDDDDDWSPSKTKKLCVRNGGAVTKKRTGGGSTTTRTYGGRAPEEKKSRKKEQNKNAATRYRQKKKAEIEEILIEESKLRERNDELKRKSQDLGREISCIKKLMREFCRSKGLI, from the exons ATGTTTAACtatcactttccccgcgcag ATCTATGTTACGATGACAAGGTGAAGATATCGTCCAGCGAGTCCGAGCTGCTTGCCGCCAGCTATGGCGCGTTGCCGACCGTTGTGGAGGATGAATTCTACCCGTTCACGCTGCAGCCGGAGGCGAAGGGCAGCAATGGGGCCGGACCGGAGCTGATGATGGAGTTTGACTGTCCCGGAGCCGGCAGCTTGGAGCTGATGAGCCAGCTGACACCGCCGCAAACGCCGCCCCAAACGACGGCCTTCGGTGGTGTTGTCGGTACCGTCCTGCCCATGCAGACCCAGCTACAGTTGCCGCAACAGCAGCTAGCGCAGCAGTTCCAACCCCTGTATGCTCCACTGTCGAATTCGGAACTGTTgttgccgcagcagcagcagcagcaggttccGTTCGTCCAGGGCACTAACGTGCTCTCGACCGGCTACTACATCGTGGACGAGTATGCCACAATGACGCAGATCGGTGCTGGTGGCatgcagcagccgcagcagcagcagcatcaaaccGTCACGATGGAACCGTTGCAGCAAGTACCGGCCGACATCGGGTCCGCTCCGTTCCACTTTAGCGAAACCTACACGCCCCAGCAGCTGAGCGAGATGGCCAACATCGTGCGCAGTCTGCAGATGGACGATGATTCGTTCCAGGGgggcgatgacgatgacgattcGTGTGCCGCATTTTCCGAGGCCGGATCGCTCGAGAATGGTGCCGATTCGCTGTCGTCAGCTTCGTCGGCTTCCTCGCTGGTCGCCCACTCGCCCGTGTACAGCGATTCGGCCGAATCGTCCGGATATTACGGTAGCCGGCACGATGAggctgccgccgccgacgacgacgacgatgactgGAGCCCGTCGAAGACGAAGAAGCTGTGCGTCCGGAACGGCGGTGCCGTCACGAAAAAGCGTACtggcggcggcagcaccaccacccgcaCGTACGGTGGCCGCGCGCCGGAGGAGAAAAAGTCCCGCAAGAAGGAGCAAAACAAGAACGCGGCCACGCGCTACcggcagaagaagaaggccGAAATCGAGGAGATTCTTATTGAGGAGAGCAAGCTGCGCGAAAGGAATGACGAGCTGAAGCGCAAGTCGCAGGATCTGGGGCGCGAGATCAGCTGCATCAAGAAGCTGATGCGCGAGTTTTGCCGTAGCAAGGGTTTGATCTAA